One genomic segment of Panicum virgatum strain AP13 chromosome 2N, P.virgatum_v5, whole genome shotgun sequence includes these proteins:
- the LOC120659044 gene encoding uncharacterized protein LOC120659044 yields MATARALRLVASTPSATHRHRSLLAVQRRLLSASTEAAGAGDPAVHSGDAPSDDYPERAPRFSGAEEATRGGHGKHAPTPPAPGSKERVPPFAPSGGKLGGTQEFADPTAASSFTQKRRLSAGAGLARDSREEVTPGGEESAARKVREEDREYYRTHKPSPLAEVEFADTRKPITRATDGSATDRYADVPPRLVEDTVDDSLARAEAMFREAASRGNPEWPHSRALAEMLARREQAGDGAGTRAAWGS; encoded by the coding sequence ATGGCAACCGCGCGAGCTCTCCGGCTAGTGGCCTCGACGCCGTCCGCCACCCACCGGCACCGCAGCCTCCTGGCCGTGCAACGCCGTCTCCTGTCCGCCTCCACGGAAGCCGCTGGTGCGGGTGACCCCGCCGTGCATTCCGGAGACGCGCCGAGCGATGACTACCCCGAACGCGCCCCGAGGTTCTCCGGCGCTGAGGAGGCCACCAGAGGAGGCCACGGCAAGCACGCACCGACGCCGCCGGCTCCCGGCTCCAAGGAGCGCGTCCCGCCGTTCGCGCCGTCCGGAGGTAAGCTGGGGGGAACACAGGAGTTCGCCGATCCGACGGCAGCCTCTTCGTTCACGCAGAAGCGGCGGCTGTCCGCCGGCGCGGGGCTGGCGCGCGACTCGCGGGAGGAGGTAACGCCCGGCGGCGAGGAGTCCGCGGCGCGGAAGGTGAGGGAGGAGGACCGGGAGTACTACCGGACGCACAAGCCGTCGCCGCTGGCGGAGGTGGAGTTCGCCGACACGAGGAAGCCCATCACGCGCGCCACGGACGGCAGCGCCACGGACCGGTACGCGGACGTGCCGCCCCGGCTGGTGGAGGACACGGTGGACGACTCGCTGGCGCGCGCCGAGGCCATGTTCCGGGAGGCCGCGTCGCGCGGGAACCCCGAGTGGCCGCACTCCCGCGCGCTCGCCGAGATGCTGGCGCGGCGCGAACAAGCAGGGGACGGCGCTGGGACCAGGGCGGCCTGGGGAAGCTGA